The Zerene cesonia ecotype Mississippi chromosome 29, Zerene_cesonia_1.1, whole genome shotgun sequence genome includes a region encoding these proteins:
- the LOC119837764 gene encoding uncharacterized protein LOC119837764 isoform X1: MCNDYSRFIPKLLCVYLSLLNVLGTNAFVLRAYISQHGLHGEIEFSQKNESLISIRTNLKPTLQYPDGVWRWTIHEFPVDYRDISNERCSETNLGKELIDLTEELGYLVIPGKDHAEFESKNSLIGPNGLWGKSIVLETAERDRVICASIFSTENLYEQHAFAKFTAPIAGTLHFRWISSKEYDDTDSYIHADLYHAKAINEKEYTKHKWKLFVTDIFDADKGNHEDNCDVLQAVFDPENSGDGMTVGDLDSRLGLIKVSSDPNVQRTKKLYKDEVLNILRSDMEITKRSLYVVIYDNRHTDSFLACAKLRTMLPKSTKAMINMDGIRGVVEFSQRSPFDPTWANFQLGASDQEYESNLRFVSAITQYSIRELPPKLYEAKYWETMCNTTGGIYNPNNVDMNNVPPAGLSTQDHYAIGDLLGKYKDRTEYLNHKYLLPGLANELSGSYWDVFLPLSGKNSVMHRAVVVTRRPPKRELCATIHSYEYGTEYQTQMSSAQVVFRYPIVSRVIFRQPLERPWEDTTVIVESMIHADGANVNNTHEHRWAIHEYPPGKDYYNWTARCLSAGKMYDPHGVDTDTRHPEQYCKVGMEGLCRVGDFTTRHGLLSVAGRKRDSERLTRRLFTDTVVGLAGKFSILRKSLVIYDDHGPVARGERMACAMVNGLHRRKAVIRDWFGNGDTISLAGKFELTQQSEYDITNVQLSLENLPDDVNNYKIHLTPIEKELEFPCEKTTIYDTYNPFNVNKSLSPPPTKGTADQYELGDLGAKYGLMDDLKKFTAVYNETQLSLFGAYSILGRSVAIHKVARDRRWACSSIERGYSPSEAREIRAIASFHHPGGFAHGYIRFTQLVHNDGSTSDTTVEVKLRHPGLYDRNLTHHHRWEIFVNPVGVDAAVKVTNTRCVAGGYRWNPYFTQLADPLNHDLYSQECGADNPLRCDVGDLTARLGTISIGGDRQMFMDSNFPLEGTVSAMGRSIVILGPERSSEKFACANIQPDKDIIKYVNIMKPPRFVLGQFLQEIRKVMGVPEWMVGVDSRKTRILHGGACIQILLHFQGPDANRLELDFTRLLASGRLDSPSIFIPGYVDTKRKRTVSYRQCGVTDPNEKQKQKKSFFFTKSSSASTVKSIITTVLMISVWLLL; this comes from the exons atgtgTAACGATTATAGTCGGTTTATACCAAAGttattgtgtgtttatttaagtttattgaaCG TTTTAGGAACAAACGCCTTCGTACTCCGTGCATACATATCACAACACGGTCTTCATGGAGAGATTGAGTTCTCCCAGAAAAATGAAAGCCTCATCAGTATTAGAACTAACCTCAAACCTACTCTGCAATATCCAGACGGAGTGTGGAGATGGACCATACACGAATTCCCAGTAGATTATAGAGACATATCTAACGAAAGATGCTCAGAAACCAATCTGGGGAAAGAGCTTATCGATCTAACCGAAGAACTAGGATACCTTGTTATACCTGGTAAAGATCACGCTGAATTCGAAAGCAAGAACTCCCTTATCGGTCCCAATGGGCTGTGGGGAAAAAGTATTGTATTAGAGACTGCAGAACGAGACAGAGTGATTTGCGCTTCAATATTTAGTActgaaaatttgtatgaaCAACACGCGTTTGCGAAATTCACAGCACCCATAGCTGGGACCCTGCATTTTAGGTGGATCTCTTCAAAGGAGTACGATGACACCGATTCATATATCCACGCTGATTTGTATCATGCAAAAGCTATTAACGAAAAGGAGTACACTAAGCATAAGTGGAAATTATTTGTGACTGATATATTCGATGCGGACAAAGGCAATCATGAAGACAATTGCGATGTCTTGCAAGCAGTTTTCGATCCAGAGAATAGTGGTGATGGAATGACTGTTGGCGATTTGGATAGCAGATTGGGGTTAATCAAAGTTTCCTCTGATCCAAATGTGCAGAGGACAAAGAAGCTGTATAAAGACGAAGTCCTGAATATTCTTAGGAGTGATATGGAAATAACGAAACGGAGTTTGTATGTTGTGATTTATGACAATCGGCACACTGATAGCTTTTTGGCGTGCGCTAAATTGAGGACGATGCTTCCTAAGAGCACTAA GGCGATGATAAACATGGACGGCATCAGAGGCGTTGTAGAATTCTCTCAAAGATCTccgttcgatccaacttgggCCAACTTTCAATTAGGAGCCTCTGATCAAGAATACGAGTCGAACCTTCGTTTCGTCAGCGCCATAACACAATATAGCATTAGGGAACTGCCCCCGAAACTGTATGAAGCAAAATATTGGGAAACAATGTGCAATACTACTGGAGGAATTTACAATCCGAATAACGTTGATATGAATAATGTTCCACCTGCAG GTTTAAGCACACAGGATCACTACGCTATCGGTGATCTGCTAGGTAAATACAAGGATAGGACCGAGTACTTAAATCATAAGTATCTGCTGCCTGGACTAGCTAATGAGTTAAGCGGATCTTACTGGGATGTTTTTCTACCTCTTAGTGGAAAGAACAGTGTGATGCATAGAGCTGTTGTTGTCACAAG GCGACCACCTAAACGAGAGCTCTGCGCTACCATCCACTCCTACGAATATGGCACGGAATATCAGACCCAAATGAGTTCAGCTCAGGTGGTCTTCCGGTACCCGATTGTCAGCAGGGTCATTTTTAGGCAACCACTTGAGAGGCCATGGGAAGATACGACTGTTATTGTTGAGAGTATg ATCCACGCTGACGGTGCCAATGTGAACAACACTCATGAACACCGCTGGGCGATCCATGAGTACCCTCCCGGTAAAGATTATTACAACTGGACTGCTAGGTGCTTGAGCGCGGGCAAGATGTATGATCCGCATGGAGTCGATACGGATACAAGGCACCCTGAACAGTACTGCAAAGTTGGTATGGAAGGACTGTGCAGAGTTGGCGACTTTACAACGAG aCATGGGTTACTATCTGTGGCTGGACGCAAACGAGACAGCGAGAGGCTAACTAGACGACTATTCACAGACACTGTAGTAGGATTGGCGGGAAAATTTTCCATTTTGAGAAAATCTTTAGTTATTTATGATGATCATGGTCCAGTTGCGAGAGGAGAAAGGATGGCGTGTGCTAT GGTGAACGGTCTCCACCGGCGTAAAGCTGTTATCCGAGATTGGTTCGGCAATGGAGACACTATCTCGCTTGCTGGGAAGTTCGAGTTGACCCAGCAGTCGGAATATGACATTACTAACGTTCAGCTCTCGTTGGAAAACCTTCCTGATGACGTCAACAACTATAAGATACATCTC aCACCAATAGAGAAGGAGCTTGAGTTTCCTTGTGAGAAGACGACTATTTACGACACTTATAACCCATTTAATGTCAATAAATCGCTGAGTCCGCCTCCCACAAAAG GTACCGCTGATCAGTACGAGCTAGGTGATTTGGGTGCTAAGTATGGTTTGATGGATGACCTAAAGAAGTTCACGGCTGTTTACAATGAAACTCAGTTGTCTTTATTTGGAGCTTATAGCATATTGGGACGTTCTGTTGCTATTCATAAAGTT GCCCGTGACCGTCGCTGGGCCTGCTCCTCCATAGAGCGAGGCTACAGTCCTTCAGAAGCGCGCGAGATCCGTGCGATAGCCTCCTTCCACCACCCGGGCGGGTTTGCTCACGGGTACATTCGGTTCACACAGCTGGTGCATAACGATGGAAGCACCAGTGACACCACTGTCGAGGTGAAGTTACGACACCCGGGGTTGTATGATAGGAATCTG ACACACCACCATCGATGGGAGATATTCGTGAACCCAGTGGGTGTGGATGCTGCAGTGAAGGTCACCAACACGCGCTGCGTGGCGGGTGGCTACCGGTGGAACCCTTACTTTACCCAGCTTGCTGATCCGCTTAAC CATGATTTATATAGTCAAGAGTGCGGTGCTGATAATCCACTAAGATGTGACGTTGGGGACTTGACAGCAAGACTTGGGACCATCA GTATTGGAGGAGATcgtcaaatgttcatggacagTAACTTCCCCCTAGAAGGCACTGTGTCAGCGATGGGCAGATCTATCGTCATACTCGGTCCAGAGAGAAGTAGCGAGAAATTCGCGTGTGCTAACATCCAACCAGACAAGGATATCATCAAATacgttaatattatgaagccgCCGCGATTTGTCCT GGGCCAGTTCCTGCAAGAGATCCGCAAAGTAATGGGCGTGCCGGAGTGGATGGTGGGTGTGGACTCCCGTAAGACGAGGATCCTGCACGGCGGCGCCTGCATACAGATACTGCTGCACTTCCAGGGGCCTGATGCTAACCGATTGGAACTGGATTTCACCAG GCTATTAGCGTCTGGTCGTTTGGACTCTCCCAGTATATTCATACCAGGCTACGTGGACACGAAACGGAAAAGGACCGTCTCGTATCGGCAGTGTGGCGTCACCGATCCCAATGAAAAACAGAAGCAGA AAAAGTCATTCTTTTTCAcgaaatcatcatcagcttCAACAGTGAAAAGTATTATTACAACAGTCCTCATGATCTCTGTTTggttattgttataa
- the LOC119837764 gene encoding uncharacterized protein LOC119837764 isoform X2 produces MCNDYSRFIPKLLCVYLSLLNVLGTNAFVLRAYISQHGLHGEIEFSQKNESLISIRTNLKPTLQYPDGVWRWTIHEFPVDYRDISNERCSETNLGKELIDLTEELGYLVIPGKDHAEFESKNSLIGPNGLWGKSIVLETAERDRVICASIFSTENLYEQHAFAKFTAPIAGTLHFRWISSKEYDDTDSYIHADLYHAKAINEKEYTKHKWKLFVTDIFDADKGNHEDNCDVLQAVFDPENSGDGMTVGDLDSRLGLIKVSSDPNVQRTKKLYKDEVLNILRSDMEITKRSLYVVIYDNRHTDSFLACAKLRTMLPKSTKAMINMDGIRGVVEFSQRSPFDPTWANFQLGASDQEYESNLRFVSAITQYSIRELPPKLYEAKYWETMCNTTGGIYNPNNVDMNNVPPAGLSTQDHYAIGDLLGKYKDRTEYLNHKYLLPGLANELSGSYWDVFLPLSGKNSVMHRAVVVTRRPPKRELCATIHSYEYGTEYQTQMSSAQVVFRYPIVSRVIFRQPLERPWEDTTVIVESMIHADGANVNNTHEHRWAIHEYPPGKDYYNWTARCLSAGKMYDPHGVDTDTRHPEQYCKVGMEGLCRVGDFTTRHGLLSVAGRKRDSERLTRRLFTDTVVGLAGKFSILRKSLVIYDDHGPVARGERMACAMVNGLHRRKAVIRDWFGNGDTISLAGKFELTQQSEYDITNVQLSLENLPDDVNNYKIHLTPIEKELEFPCEKTTIYDTYNPFNVNKSLSPPPTKGTADQYELGDLGAKYGLMDDLKKFTAVYNETQLSLFGAYSILGRSVAIHKVARDRRWACSSIERGYSPSEAREIRAIASFHHPGGFAHGYIRFTQLVHNDGSTSDTTVEVKLRHPGLYDRNLTHHHRWEIFVNPVGVDAAVKVTNTRCVAGGYRWNPYFTQLADPLNHDLYSQECGADNPLRCDVGDLTARLGTISIGGDRQMFMDSNFPLEGTVSAMGRSIVILGPERSSEKFACANIQPDKDIIKYVNIMKPPRFVLGQFLQEIRKVMGVPEWMVGVDSRKTRILHGGACIQILLHFQGPDANRLELDFTRLLASGRLDSPSIFIPGYVDTKRKRTVSYRQCGVTDPNEKQKQSDANLEGPFLFFGPKSLEKFKRPALKFLDQDDLMKIYSEQAAIVVFNNQDSSTLSNGKFPRLRKMLEGQTVLVLPQDFLDVHPDYISNETQVLTLQGPLSERDAQMTETFDRLQDIYGEGRVLGVLGNSVSQSQPVDYDSEWSRVRRQAEDASTTVTPTTEEEKPAKNLPKYALYNATGPPGKAALLFSTGWPELRWEDGTTTVLDTPVGEPTVKPTRLYTILVVRFADGDNTRDKITLEFSFKQSGGWWTAVGVEVKRGLATMGLNLQAPAPPDAPSAVLGKAYHCSLPLVYASEEASLTFPNIQMQPFMESTEKFSDAFDCIGFTTVPIWSGLMVTFIMLLGLSISITMIMDIKTMDKFETTRSKQLTITVSE; encoded by the exons atgtgTAACGATTATAGTCGGTTTATACCAAAGttattgtgtgtttatttaagtttattgaaCG TTTTAGGAACAAACGCCTTCGTACTCCGTGCATACATATCACAACACGGTCTTCATGGAGAGATTGAGTTCTCCCAGAAAAATGAAAGCCTCATCAGTATTAGAACTAACCTCAAACCTACTCTGCAATATCCAGACGGAGTGTGGAGATGGACCATACACGAATTCCCAGTAGATTATAGAGACATATCTAACGAAAGATGCTCAGAAACCAATCTGGGGAAAGAGCTTATCGATCTAACCGAAGAACTAGGATACCTTGTTATACCTGGTAAAGATCACGCTGAATTCGAAAGCAAGAACTCCCTTATCGGTCCCAATGGGCTGTGGGGAAAAAGTATTGTATTAGAGACTGCAGAACGAGACAGAGTGATTTGCGCTTCAATATTTAGTActgaaaatttgtatgaaCAACACGCGTTTGCGAAATTCACAGCACCCATAGCTGGGACCCTGCATTTTAGGTGGATCTCTTCAAAGGAGTACGATGACACCGATTCATATATCCACGCTGATTTGTATCATGCAAAAGCTATTAACGAAAAGGAGTACACTAAGCATAAGTGGAAATTATTTGTGACTGATATATTCGATGCGGACAAAGGCAATCATGAAGACAATTGCGATGTCTTGCAAGCAGTTTTCGATCCAGAGAATAGTGGTGATGGAATGACTGTTGGCGATTTGGATAGCAGATTGGGGTTAATCAAAGTTTCCTCTGATCCAAATGTGCAGAGGACAAAGAAGCTGTATAAAGACGAAGTCCTGAATATTCTTAGGAGTGATATGGAAATAACGAAACGGAGTTTGTATGTTGTGATTTATGACAATCGGCACACTGATAGCTTTTTGGCGTGCGCTAAATTGAGGACGATGCTTCCTAAGAGCACTAA GGCGATGATAAACATGGACGGCATCAGAGGCGTTGTAGAATTCTCTCAAAGATCTccgttcgatccaacttgggCCAACTTTCAATTAGGAGCCTCTGATCAAGAATACGAGTCGAACCTTCGTTTCGTCAGCGCCATAACACAATATAGCATTAGGGAACTGCCCCCGAAACTGTATGAAGCAAAATATTGGGAAACAATGTGCAATACTACTGGAGGAATTTACAATCCGAATAACGTTGATATGAATAATGTTCCACCTGCAG GTTTAAGCACACAGGATCACTACGCTATCGGTGATCTGCTAGGTAAATACAAGGATAGGACCGAGTACTTAAATCATAAGTATCTGCTGCCTGGACTAGCTAATGAGTTAAGCGGATCTTACTGGGATGTTTTTCTACCTCTTAGTGGAAAGAACAGTGTGATGCATAGAGCTGTTGTTGTCACAAG GCGACCACCTAAACGAGAGCTCTGCGCTACCATCCACTCCTACGAATATGGCACGGAATATCAGACCCAAATGAGTTCAGCTCAGGTGGTCTTCCGGTACCCGATTGTCAGCAGGGTCATTTTTAGGCAACCACTTGAGAGGCCATGGGAAGATACGACTGTTATTGTTGAGAGTATg ATCCACGCTGACGGTGCCAATGTGAACAACACTCATGAACACCGCTGGGCGATCCATGAGTACCCTCCCGGTAAAGATTATTACAACTGGACTGCTAGGTGCTTGAGCGCGGGCAAGATGTATGATCCGCATGGAGTCGATACGGATACAAGGCACCCTGAACAGTACTGCAAAGTTGGTATGGAAGGACTGTGCAGAGTTGGCGACTTTACAACGAG aCATGGGTTACTATCTGTGGCTGGACGCAAACGAGACAGCGAGAGGCTAACTAGACGACTATTCACAGACACTGTAGTAGGATTGGCGGGAAAATTTTCCATTTTGAGAAAATCTTTAGTTATTTATGATGATCATGGTCCAGTTGCGAGAGGAGAAAGGATGGCGTGTGCTAT GGTGAACGGTCTCCACCGGCGTAAAGCTGTTATCCGAGATTGGTTCGGCAATGGAGACACTATCTCGCTTGCTGGGAAGTTCGAGTTGACCCAGCAGTCGGAATATGACATTACTAACGTTCAGCTCTCGTTGGAAAACCTTCCTGATGACGTCAACAACTATAAGATACATCTC aCACCAATAGAGAAGGAGCTTGAGTTTCCTTGTGAGAAGACGACTATTTACGACACTTATAACCCATTTAATGTCAATAAATCGCTGAGTCCGCCTCCCACAAAAG GTACCGCTGATCAGTACGAGCTAGGTGATTTGGGTGCTAAGTATGGTTTGATGGATGACCTAAAGAAGTTCACGGCTGTTTACAATGAAACTCAGTTGTCTTTATTTGGAGCTTATAGCATATTGGGACGTTCTGTTGCTATTCATAAAGTT GCCCGTGACCGTCGCTGGGCCTGCTCCTCCATAGAGCGAGGCTACAGTCCTTCAGAAGCGCGCGAGATCCGTGCGATAGCCTCCTTCCACCACCCGGGCGGGTTTGCTCACGGGTACATTCGGTTCACACAGCTGGTGCATAACGATGGAAGCACCAGTGACACCACTGTCGAGGTGAAGTTACGACACCCGGGGTTGTATGATAGGAATCTG ACACACCACCATCGATGGGAGATATTCGTGAACCCAGTGGGTGTGGATGCTGCAGTGAAGGTCACCAACACGCGCTGCGTGGCGGGTGGCTACCGGTGGAACCCTTACTTTACCCAGCTTGCTGATCCGCTTAAC CATGATTTATATAGTCAAGAGTGCGGTGCTGATAATCCACTAAGATGTGACGTTGGGGACTTGACAGCAAGACTTGGGACCATCA GTATTGGAGGAGATcgtcaaatgttcatggacagTAACTTCCCCCTAGAAGGCACTGTGTCAGCGATGGGCAGATCTATCGTCATACTCGGTCCAGAGAGAAGTAGCGAGAAATTCGCGTGTGCTAACATCCAACCAGACAAGGATATCATCAAATacgttaatattatgaagccgCCGCGATTTGTCCT GGGCCAGTTCCTGCAAGAGATCCGCAAAGTAATGGGCGTGCCGGAGTGGATGGTGGGTGTGGACTCCCGTAAGACGAGGATCCTGCACGGCGGCGCCTGCATACAGATACTGCTGCACTTCCAGGGGCCTGATGCTAACCGATTGGAACTGGATTTCACCAG GCTATTAGCGTCTGGTCGTTTGGACTCTCCCAGTATATTCATACCAGGCTACGTGGACACGAAACGGAAAAGGACCGTCTCGTATCGGCAGTGTGGCGTCACCGATCCCAATGAAAAACAGAAGCAGAGTGA CGCTAATTTAGAGGGCCCGTTCCTTTTCTTTGGCCCGAAATCTCTGGAAAAGTTCAAAAGGCCAGCTTTAAAATTCCTGGATCAAGATGATTTGATGAAGATATATAGCGAACAAGCGGCTATCGTGGTCTTCAATAACCAGGACTCCTCGACCCTCTCGAATGGCAAATTCCCGAGGCTGCGGAAGATGCTGGAAGGTCAAACTGTACTGGTCTTACCTCAAGACTTTTTGGATGTTCACCCAgattatataagtaatgaGACACAG GTACTTACATTGCAAGGACCTTTGTCGGAAAGAGATGCCCAAATGACAGAAACTTTTGACAGACTCCAAGACATTTACGGCGAAGGTCGGGTTTTGGGAGTATTag gTAATTCAGTATCCCAGTCGCAGCCAGTGGACTACGATAGCGAGTGGTCCAGAGTTCGACGTCAGGCTGAAGATGCTTCAACCACGGTAACACCTACCACTGAAGAAGAAAAACCTGCGAAGAATCTTCCCAAATATGCATTGTATAATGCTACTG GACCACCTGGAAAAGCTGCGCTGCTATTTTCTACTGGGTGGCCGGAGCTGCGCTGGGAAGATGGCACCACGACAGTGCTGGACACCCCGGTCGGAGAGCCCACTGTCAAACCAACTAGGCTGTATACCATACTGGTGGTGCGATTCGCTGATGGGGATAACACGAGAGATAAA ATAACTCTGGAATTCAGTTTCAAGCAATCTGGTGGCTGGTGGACAGCCGTGGGGGTGGAGGTTAAGCGCGGTCTTGCCACCATGGGTCTGAACCTGCAAGCCCCTGCGCCACCTGATGCACCGTCAGCAGTTCTTGGCAAAGCATACCACTGCTCATTGCCTTTGGTTTACGCTTCAGAAGAGGCGTCTTTGACCTTCCCAAATATACAG ATGCAGCCATTTATGGAGAGCACGGAGAAATTTTCGGATGCTTTTGACTGCATTGGCTTTACAACTGTGCCTATATG GTCTGGTTTGATGGTGACGTTCATCATGCTACTCGGTTTGTCTATCTCCATCACAATGATAATGGACATTAAGACAATGGACAAATTTGAAACGACCAGAAGCAAGCAGCTGACGATCACCgtttctgaataa